From a region of the Citricoccus muralis genome:
- a CDS encoding MFS transporter: protein MSSASSVPQPPQLLWSRNFILAAVTNLFIAMVFYLLVTAMALYAVNEFQATEILAGLAVSAFVLGAVVSRLFTGQAMDIIGRKRVLVTSLALFLMASALYLVADDLGLLITVRLFHGLAFGGASTVLAAAVQGMIPPRRRSEGTGWFGTSTTVGTALGPLLAFQLTDRFGFDSLFYLCAAFSVCGLVAGLVVRLPRAQHHQQHGVRPRFSLRGLVSLPALPVSLVMLMAGLAYSGVLAFLNGYAQEQGISPTIASAFFMVYAVVLVLSRFVVGTMQDRYGDNSVVFPLLTCLVAGMAVLALWPANGGFLVAAALCALGFGALLTSLQSVAATVVPPFQIGVATSTYFLMLDIGTGLGPVVLGALLPATGFSGMYLMLSGFLVLAMVVYWFAHGRRRAGGATTPSAPRD from the coding sequence GTGTCCTCCGCATCCAGCGTCCCGCAGCCTCCGCAGCTGTTGTGGAGCCGGAACTTCATCCTGGCCGCAGTGACCAACCTGTTCATCGCCATGGTGTTCTACCTACTGGTCACGGCCATGGCCCTCTACGCCGTGAACGAGTTCCAGGCCACGGAGATCCTGGCCGGCCTGGCGGTCAGCGCCTTCGTCCTGGGCGCCGTGGTGTCCCGCCTGTTCACCGGCCAGGCCATGGACATCATCGGGCGCAAGAGGGTCCTCGTCACGAGCCTGGCGCTCTTCCTCATGGCCTCGGCTCTGTACCTGGTGGCCGATGACCTCGGCCTGTTGATCACCGTCCGCCTGTTCCACGGGCTGGCGTTCGGCGGGGCCAGCACGGTGCTCGCCGCCGCGGTCCAGGGGATGATCCCGCCGCGACGCCGCAGTGAGGGCACCGGCTGGTTCGGCACGTCCACCACGGTGGGCACCGCCCTGGGGCCGTTGCTGGCCTTCCAGCTCACGGACCGGTTCGGCTTCGACTCCCTGTTCTACCTGTGCGCGGCCTTCTCGGTTTGCGGCCTGGTGGCCGGCTTGGTGGTGCGGCTTCCGCGGGCGCAGCACCACCAGCAGCATGGTGTCCGCCCGCGGTTCTCCCTGCGTGGGCTGGTCTCCCTGCCGGCCCTGCCGGTGTCCCTCGTGATGCTCATGGCCGGCCTGGCCTACTCCGGGGTGCTGGCCTTCCTCAACGGCTATGCCCAGGAGCAGGGCATCAGCCCCACGATCGCCAGCGCCTTCTTCATGGTCTACGCCGTGGTCCTGGTCCTCTCCCGGTTCGTGGTGGGGACCATGCAGGACCGGTACGGCGACAACTCCGTGGTGTTCCCCCTGCTGACGTGTCTCGTGGCCGGCATGGCGGTGCTGGCCCTCTGGCCGGCCAACGGCGGATTCCTGGTGGCAGCCGCCTTGTGCGCCCTCGGCTTCGGGGCCCTGTTGACCTCCCTGCAGTCGGTGGCGGCCACTGTGGTGCCGCCCTTCCAGATCGGCGTGGCCACCTCCACGTACTTCCTGATGCTGGACATCGGCACCGGTTTGGGCCCGGTGGTGCTGGGCGCCCTGTTGCCGGCCACCGGGTTCTCCGGGATGTACCTGATGCTGTCCGGGTTCCTCGTGCTGGCCATGGTGGTCTACTGGTTCGCCCACGGCCGCCGCCGTGCCGGCGGCGCGACAACACCAAGCGCGCCGCGGGATTGA
- a CDS encoding MFS transporter, protein MSQATPAPQPEVPKAGAALLTVLLIAMGVGPLLNYGLSATSDLLIHELGISAGQFGLLVTVLFVSAAVSSMAIGRLADVLSIRSQLIFNYGGTVLALLISALGPQYWTLIVACILVGPAQVIANPTTNRVIYSSVPAVKRPGWIGVKQSGVQASQLVAGLLFPAAALWAGWSGAALAAAVGVLVLLWWSLRHIPPEAPTDWAAVRSVLADRLRRRRSGSTASLPVQVWLFAAVAFFSGMGTQATNVYLPLFAVRDHGYSLLIGGLAAGLSGVVGVASRIYWGRALGAGRRPGTLLLLISSGALLGMACMATSSLWDQPALFWAGVVLHGLTVLGTNVVVNAGTMQAVDATRIGAASGTTTMGMYAGFAVGPVGMGAIVELTGGFVLGWVLVGVAYAVLLGLAVAMVRTTRRG, encoded by the coding sequence TTGAGCCAGGCAACGCCGGCACCGCAACCCGAGGTGCCGAAGGCCGGCGCGGCGCTGCTGACCGTGCTGCTCATCGCCATGGGCGTGGGCCCGCTGCTCAACTACGGGCTCTCGGCGACCTCGGACCTGTTGATCCACGAACTCGGGATCTCGGCCGGTCAGTTCGGTCTCCTCGTGACGGTGCTGTTCGTCAGCGCCGCCGTCTCTTCCATGGCGATCGGGCGGCTCGCCGACGTCCTCAGCATCCGCAGCCAGCTGATCTTCAACTACGGCGGAACCGTGCTGGCACTGCTGATCTCGGCGCTGGGCCCGCAGTACTGGACCCTGATCGTGGCGTGCATCCTCGTCGGGCCGGCTCAGGTGATCGCCAACCCGACCACCAACCGCGTCATCTACTCGTCCGTGCCCGCCGTCAAGCGGCCCGGCTGGATCGGGGTCAAACAGTCCGGGGTCCAGGCCAGCCAGCTGGTGGCCGGGCTGCTCTTCCCGGCCGCGGCCCTCTGGGCCGGTTGGTCCGGTGCGGCGCTCGCCGCCGCAGTGGGGGTGCTGGTGCTGCTGTGGTGGTCGCTGCGCCACATCCCGCCGGAGGCCCCCACGGACTGGGCGGCCGTCCGCAGTGTCCTCGCGGACCGGCTCCGGCGTCGGCGCTCCGGCTCGACGGCTTCCCTGCCGGTCCAGGTCTGGCTGTTCGCCGCTGTCGCCTTCTTCTCGGGCATGGGCACCCAGGCCACCAACGTGTACCTGCCGCTGTTCGCGGTACGGGACCACGGCTACAGCCTGCTCATCGGCGGCCTCGCGGCCGGACTCTCCGGAGTGGTGGGCGTGGCCAGCCGCATCTACTGGGGCCGTGCCCTGGGTGCTGGGCGCCGGCCGGGCACGTTGCTGCTGCTGATCTCCTCCGGCGCCCTGCTCGGCATGGCCTGCATGGCCACCTCATCCCTCTGGGACCAGCCCGCCCTGTTCTGGGCCGGGGTCGTCCTGCACGGATTGACCGTGCTGGGCACCAATGTGGTCGTCAACGCGGGGACCATGCAGGCCGTGGACGCCACCCGGATCGGCGCGGCCAGCGGCACCACCACCATGGGCATGTACGCGGGCTTCGCCGTCGGTCCCGTGGGGATGGGCGCGATCGTGGAGCTGACCGGTGGATTCGTCCTCGGCTGGGTGCTGGTCGGCGTCGCCTATGCCGTCCTGCTGGGCCTGGCCGTGGCCATGGTCCGTACCACCCGCCGGGGCTGA
- a CDS encoding IclR family transcriptional regulator yields MTEIRSVVHALTVVDRVMAEGGVRVREIAEDLGIAPSSAHRLLGTLASRDYVVQDPYSRVYRPGAALLSLAGGGMENREIRRSAHRPMESLAAATGESVSLSVLVRSEVEFVDGIESAHVLRASPRIGARIPAYGTAGGRVMLADLAPADVAGMFGGGLKKLTDHTVDTMPDLAGMLARIRQAGYAVSRGESTEGISAVAVPLRDVTGRTVAGLAVVAPTERLPDNGLSVLIDQLQQAAAAFSTSLGNRGMN; encoded by the coding sequence ATGACGGAGATCAGATCCGTGGTCCACGCACTGACAGTGGTGGACCGCGTCATGGCGGAGGGGGGCGTCCGCGTGCGGGAGATCGCCGAGGACCTCGGCATCGCCCCGTCCAGCGCCCACCGCCTCCTGGGCACGCTGGCCTCGCGGGACTATGTGGTCCAGGACCCTTACAGCCGCGTCTACCGGCCGGGTGCCGCCCTGCTCTCCCTGGCCGGTGGCGGGATGGAGAACCGGGAGATCCGGCGGTCCGCGCACCGTCCCATGGAGTCCCTGGCCGCGGCCACGGGGGAGTCGGTCTCCCTGTCCGTACTGGTCCGCTCCGAGGTCGAGTTCGTCGACGGTATCGAGTCCGCCCATGTTCTCCGCGCTTCTCCTCGCATCGGCGCGCGGATACCGGCCTACGGCACGGCCGGAGGCCGGGTGATGCTGGCAGATCTGGCCCCGGCCGACGTCGCCGGTATGTTCGGTGGTGGTCTGAAGAAGCTGACGGACCACACCGTGGACACCATGCCGGACCTGGCGGGGATGCTGGCTAGAATCCGACAGGCTGGCTACGCGGTGTCCCGCGGCGAGAGCACGGAGGGGATCTCCGCCGTCGCGGTGCCACTGAGGGATGTCACCGGCCGCACCGTGGCCGGCTTGGCCGTTGTGGCCCCCACGGAGCGACTGCCGGACAACGGGCTGTCAGTCCTCATTGACCAACTCCAGCAGGCCGCCGCGGCGTTTTCCACGTCTTTAGGGAATCGAGGAATGAATTGA
- a CDS encoding ABC transporter substrate-binding protein, which translates to MRTTTRTWTSTRRRSRWLAPLLAAPLLLTACGDGGTSGQESGAGTGSPAEGAATGTDGAADTTKVRVADTAGMPSAFLQYGVNEGYFEAEGLEVTVDVSIGGAAAVPAVVNGETQFAGSNTVSAILAASKGLPISIVAAGTRTMEAPEDDFARIMASTSSGVEEVEDLEGSTIAVNTLENINDVVIMTLMEDAGADRTQVKFAEMGFSDMLPALANGQVDAALLIEPFVTMAVDQGATEVASPYAESRPNMMVGTYMTSEEYAAENPETVEAFQRGINATGQAIADDPDAFREALPEVTTIEPDLAGQIHLPAWDASVDLETLQFLNERMVRYGLIDEEIAVEDIVTAPTD; encoded by the coding sequence ATGAGAACCACCACGAGGACATGGACGAGCACCCGGCGTCGCAGCCGCTGGCTGGCACCACTGCTGGCAGCACCCTTGCTGCTGACCGCCTGCGGCGATGGCGGCACCTCAGGCCAGGAGTCCGGCGCCGGAACAGGGTCGCCCGCCGAGGGCGCCGCTACCGGAACGGATGGGGCGGCGGACACCACGAAGGTCCGGGTGGCGGACACGGCCGGCATGCCCTCGGCCTTTCTCCAGTACGGGGTGAACGAGGGCTACTTCGAGGCGGAGGGCCTGGAGGTCACGGTGGACGTGAGCATCGGCGGCGCCGCTGCCGTGCCGGCCGTGGTCAACGGAGAGACCCAGTTCGCCGGCTCGAACACCGTCAGTGCCATCCTGGCCGCCAGCAAGGGCCTCCCCATCTCGATCGTGGCCGCCGGTACCCGCACCATGGAGGCTCCCGAGGACGATTTTGCCCGCATCATGGCGTCCACCTCCAGCGGGGTCGAGGAGGTCGAAGACCTGGAAGGCTCCACCATTGCGGTCAATACGCTGGAGAACATCAATGACGTGGTCATCATGACGCTGATGGAGGACGCGGGCGCTGACCGCACTCAGGTCAAGTTCGCCGAGATGGGCTTCTCGGACATGCTCCCGGCCCTGGCCAACGGGCAGGTGGACGCAGCCCTGTTGATCGAACCGTTCGTCACCATGGCCGTGGACCAGGGCGCCACGGAGGTCGCCAGCCCCTACGCCGAGTCCCGCCCGAACATGATGGTGGGAACCTACATGACCTCCGAGGAGTATGCCGCCGAGAACCCGGAGACGGTGGAGGCGTTCCAGCGGGGAATCAACGCCACCGGACAGGCCATTGCCGATGATCCGGACGCCTTCCGCGAGGCGCTGCCCGAGGTCACCACGATCGAGCCCGACCTCGCCGGCCAGATCCACCTGCCCGCCTGGGACGCATCGGTGGACCTGGAGACCCTGCAGTTCCTCAACGAGCGCATGGTCCGGTACGGACTGATCGACGAGGAGATCGCCGTCGAGGACATCGTCACCGCGCCCACGGACTGA
- a CDS encoding amidohydrolase family protein: MTSDTTASPAPRPYRRIATEEAWAPPEMFDLFREILGDHPEDDPGLMSLMGYYVLGDGDRPRYIRERMADTEGVRLKEMDAAGVDHQILSLTAPGTNPLPAVQATELAQLANDQLGTIVRKRPDRFSGLAAVPFSAPDAGAAELERAVTQLGLKGAILNSHVRDRYTDTDEFLPFYEAAEALGVPVYLHPNAPSASLFKPLHDRGLDGSMYGFGVETGLHLMRLVVSGVFERFPNLTMVVGHLGEAVPFWLNRIDYMYGKQVATGRYPHVKPLPMKPSEYIRRNVWITTSGMPWHDEVMFVRQMMGADRVMYAMDYPYQYEPSEVALQDNLPISAEEKFEFFEGIATRVFNLEL; this comes from the coding sequence ATGACCAGTGACACGACTGCCAGCCCCGCACCCCGCCCCTACCGGCGCATCGCCACGGAGGAGGCCTGGGCCCCGCCGGAGATGTTCGACCTGTTCCGGGAGATTCTCGGCGACCACCCGGAGGACGATCCGGGGCTCATGAGCCTCATGGGCTACTACGTCCTTGGGGACGGAGACCGCCCCCGGTATATCCGCGAGCGCATGGCGGACACCGAGGGGGTGCGACTGAAGGAGATGGACGCGGCCGGCGTCGACCATCAGATCCTGTCCCTGACCGCCCCGGGCACCAACCCGCTACCGGCGGTGCAAGCGACTGAACTGGCGCAGCTGGCCAATGACCAACTCGGCACGATCGTCCGGAAGCGGCCCGACCGTTTCTCCGGGCTGGCCGCCGTGCCGTTCTCCGCGCCCGATGCCGGCGCCGCCGAGCTCGAGCGGGCCGTCACGCAGTTGGGTCTGAAGGGGGCCATCCTGAACTCCCATGTGCGGGACCGGTACACGGACACGGACGAGTTCCTGCCCTTCTATGAGGCCGCCGAGGCACTCGGGGTGCCGGTCTACCTGCACCCCAATGCTCCCTCGGCCAGCCTGTTCAAGCCGCTGCATGACCGCGGCCTGGACGGCTCGATGTACGGCTTCGGGGTGGAGACCGGCCTGCATCTGATGCGGTTGGTGGTCTCCGGGGTGTTCGAGCGCTTCCCGAACCTGACGATGGTGGTCGGCCACCTCGGCGAGGCGGTCCCATTCTGGCTGAACCGGATCGACTACATGTACGGCAAGCAGGTGGCCACGGGCCGCTACCCGCATGTGAAGCCGTTGCCGATGAAGCCCTCCGAGTACATCCGCCGCAATGTCTGGATCACCACGAGCGGCATGCCCTGGCATGACGAGGTCATGTTTGTCCGGCAGATGATGGGCGCGGACCGCGTGATGTACGCGATGGACTACCCGTACCAGTACGAGCCGTCCGAGGTGGCCCTGCAGGACAACCTGCCGATCTCAGCGGAGGAGAAGTTCGAGTTCTTCGAGGGCATCGCCACCCGGGTGTTCAACCTCGAGCTCTGA